A single window of Watersipora subatra chromosome 11, tzWatSuba1.1, whole genome shotgun sequence DNA harbors:
- the LOC137408390 gene encoding myo-inositol 2-dehydrogenase-like gives MEGNKRLGVAIFGLGRAGQIHIKNVVQNYKLELLYAIDLRLDHTKSLLEQYHQPQCQALSPADQDIALNDKKLDFVLVSTPTFEHEEIVLAAARAGKAIFCEKPIAATDEAIENCYNVAAENGVALFCSFNRRYDPSLRQMHKSRDQIGQIQMVKSCARDAPFPPMEYLKISGGVFHDCLVHDIDLICWMMGDYPVQVFASAHAFCEEIKAMNDVDTVAAVMKFKSGTVAVIDTSRDAVYGYDQRIELFGSKGMLLNQNQRPNNLVRESEQGMTSGRIYNSFNDRYEDSYIQALEHFCRVVRGEEEMEITKENTLNISKIADALERSSRTGQQIDMTY, from the exons atggaGGGAAACAAAAGACTCGGCGTGGCCATATTTGGTTTGGGTCGAGCTGGCCAGATTCACATCA AAAATGTGGTACAGAACTACAAGTTAGAGTTGCTTTACGCAATAGATCTAAGGCTAGATCATACTAAGTCTCTCTTAGAGCAGTACCATCAGCCTCAGTGTCAAGCTCTTTCTCCTGCCGACCAAGATATAGCACTGAACGACAAAAA ATTGGATTTTGTACTAGTCAGCACACCGACCTTTGAGCATGAGGAGATCGTTCTAGCGGCAGCTCGTGCAG GTAAAGCAATATTCTGTGAAAAACCCATCGCTGCCACTGATGAGGCTATTGAAAACTGCTACAACGTGGCAGCAGAAAACGGTGTTGCGCTTTTCTGTTCTTTCAACAG GCGGTATGACCCTAGCCTAAGACAAATGCACAAGTCTCGTGATCAGATAGGTCAGATCCAGATGGTGAAATCTTGTGCGCGAGATGCTCCTTTTCCACCCATGGAGTACCTTAAGATTTCAG GTGGAGTATTTCATGACTGTCTTGTGCATGACATAGACCTGATATGCTGGATGATGGGAGACTATCCAGTGCAGGTGTTTGCTTCGGCTCACGCATTCTGTGAAGAAATTAAAGCGATGAATGATGTAGATACAGTCGCGGCTGTTATGAAATTCAAGTCGGGCACAGTGGCTGTCATTGATACAAGTAGAGATGCTGTCTACGGCTATGATCAACGTATTGAG TTGTTCGGCTCTAAAGGAATGCTGCTGAACCAAAATCAGAGGCCAAACAACTTGGTGAGGGAGAGTGAGCAAGGAATGACATCTGGCCGAATTTATAATTCATTCAATGACAGATATGAGGACAGCTACATCCAGGCACTCGAGCACTTCTGCCGGGTTGTTAGAG GTGAGGAGGAGATGGAGATCACAAAGGAGAACACATTGAATATATCAAAGATAGCTGATGCGTTGGAGAGGTCTAGCAGGACAGGCCAGCAGATAGACATGACCTACTAG